From Sphingopyxis sp. USTB-05, the proteins below share one genomic window:
- a CDS encoding S-(hydroxymethyl)glutathione dehydrogenase/class III alcohol dehydrogenase → MKTRAAVAFEAKKPLEIVELDLEVPKAGEVLVEIMATGICHTDAYTLDGFDSEGIFPSVLGHEGAGIVREVGAGVTSVKPGDHVIPLYTPECRQCKSCLSGKTNLCTAIRATQGKGLMPDGTTRFSYKGQPIFHYMGCSTFSNFTVLPEIAVAKIREDAPFQSSCYIGCGVTTGVGAVINTAKVQVGDNVVIFGLGGIGLNVIQGARLAGANKIIGVDINPDREEWGRKFGMTEFLNSKGMSREDVVATIVQMTDGGADYTFDATGNTDVMRTALEACHRGWGTSIIIGVAEAGKEIATRPFQLVTGRNWRGTAFGGAKGRTDVPKIVDMYMTGKIEIDPMITHVMGLEEINKGFDLMHAGESIRSVVVY, encoded by the coding sequence ATGAAGACCCGCGCCGCCGTTGCGTTCGAAGCGAAGAAGCCGCTCGAAATCGTCGAACTCGATCTCGAAGTCCCCAAGGCGGGCGAGGTGCTGGTCGAGATCATGGCGACGGGCATCTGCCACACCGATGCCTATACGCTCGACGGCTTCGACAGCGAGGGCATTTTTCCGAGCGTGCTGGGGCATGAAGGCGCGGGCATCGTGCGCGAAGTCGGCGCGGGCGTCACCAGCGTGAAGCCGGGCGACCATGTGATCCCGCTCTACACCCCCGAATGCCGCCAGTGCAAAAGCTGCCTGTCGGGCAAGACCAACCTCTGCACCGCGATCCGCGCGACGCAGGGCAAGGGGTTGATGCCTGACGGCACGACGCGCTTCAGCTACAAGGGGCAGCCGATCTTCCATTATATGGGCTGCTCGACCTTCTCGAACTTCACCGTGCTGCCCGAGATCGCGGTCGCGAAAATCCGCGAGGATGCGCCGTTCCAGTCGAGCTGCTATATCGGTTGCGGCGTGACCACCGGCGTCGGCGCCGTAATCAACACTGCGAAGGTCCAGGTCGGCGACAATGTCGTCATCTTCGGGCTCGGCGGCATCGGGCTCAACGTGATCCAAGGCGCGCGCCTTGCGGGAGCCAACAAGATCATCGGCGTCGACATCAACCCCGACCGCGAGGAATGGGGCCGCAAGTTCGGCATGACCGAATTCCTCAACTCAAAGGGTATGAGCCGCGAGGATGTCGTCGCAACGATCGTGCAGATGACCGACGGCGGCGCCGATTACACCTTTGACGCGACGGGCAATACCGATGTGATGCGCACCGCGCTCGAAGCCTGCCACCGCGGCTGGGGCACCTCGATCATCATCGGCGTCGCCGAAGCGGGCAAGGAAATCGCAACGCGGCCGTTCCAGCTTGTCACCGGGCGCAACTGGCGCGGCACCGCATTCGGCGGTGCCAAGGGCCGCACCGACGTGCCGAAGATCGTCGACATGTATATGACCGGCAAGATCGAGATCGACCCGATGATCACTCACGTCATGGGGCTGGAAGAGATCAACAAGGGCTTCGACCTGATGCATGCGGGCGAGAGCATCCGCAGCGTGGTCGTTTATTGA
- a CDS encoding quinone oxidoreductase: MKAIEAFIESQGGPEVIDWREVTLGDPGPGQVLLRQTAVGLNYIDTYHRDGTYPVELPGGLGVEAAGEVIAVGPDVHGLQPGDRVATFGPQRNAYSSARLVPAASLFKLPPAIDDDTAAAALLKACTVEALVERCAKVEAGTSVLVHAAAGGVGLILVQWLKAIGATVIGTVSTEAKEHAAREAGADHVIRYKQDDVAAHVREITDGQGVPVTFDGIGMASWATSLKATARRGLIVSYGNAGGPVAGVNLGILAQHGSQFVTRPTLFDYYLHPGERAAGAARVFEMIESGAVKITVGQRYSLQDAARAHADLEAGRTTGSTLLIPEHS; the protein is encoded by the coding sequence ATGAAAGCGATCGAAGCCTTTATCGAAAGCCAGGGCGGACCCGAGGTCATCGACTGGCGCGAGGTCACGCTCGGCGATCCCGGCCCCGGACAGGTGCTGCTGCGCCAGACCGCGGTCGGGCTCAACTATATCGACACCTATCACCGTGACGGAACCTATCCTGTCGAGCTTCCCGGTGGCCTCGGCGTCGAAGCTGCGGGCGAAGTCATCGCGGTCGGCCCCGACGTCCACGGCCTCCAGCCCGGCGACCGCGTCGCAACCTTTGGGCCGCAGCGCAACGCATATAGCTCGGCCCGCCTCGTCCCTGCAGCGTCGCTGTTCAAACTGCCGCCGGCTATCGACGACGACACCGCCGCCGCCGCACTGCTCAAGGCCTGCACGGTCGAGGCGCTGGTCGAACGCTGCGCAAAGGTCGAGGCAGGGACAAGCGTGCTCGTTCACGCAGCCGCCGGCGGAGTTGGACTGATCCTCGTCCAGTGGCTGAAGGCGATTGGCGCGACCGTTATCGGCACCGTCAGCACCGAAGCCAAGGAACATGCCGCGCGCGAAGCGGGCGCCGACCATGTCATCCGCTACAAGCAGGACGATGTCGCGGCACATGTCCGCGAAATCACCGACGGTCAGGGTGTCCCCGTCACCTTCGACGGGATCGGTATGGCGAGCTGGGCGACTTCGCTAAAAGCAACTGCGCGGCGCGGGCTGATCGTCAGCTATGGCAATGCCGGCGGCCCCGTGGCTGGCGTAAACCTCGGCATTCTTGCCCAGCACGGGTCGCAGTTCGTGACGCGCCCGACGCTGTTCGACTATTATCTTCATCCCGGCGAGCGGGCTGCGGGCGCAGCACGGGTATTCGAGATGATAGAAAGCGGCGCGGTGAAGATCACCGTCGGCCAGCGCTACTCGCTTCAAGATGCGGCGCGCGCGCACGCCGACCTGGAAGCCGGACGGACGACGGGTTCGACCTTGCTGATCCCGGAACATTCCTAA
- the fghA gene encoding S-formylglutathione hydrolase, which yields MSLETLSTVRSHGGTQGVYKHSSTTTGTDMTFAVFVPDHEHGVRLPVLWYLSGLTCTHANVMEKGEYRAACAEHGVIFIAPDTSPRGEGVPDDPDTAYDFGLGAGFYVDATAEPWATNYRMRSYIEDELPSLVLRNFASADLTRQAITGHSMGGHGALTIGLRNQDRFRSVSAFSPIVAPSQCPWGEKALGGYLGDDREDWHAYDACALLDQGLRVPDLLVDQGDADNFLVEQLKTELLVAACERAGQKAEIRMQPGYDHSYYFISTFMAEHVAWHAERLKA from the coding sequence ATGAGCCTCGAAACCCTCTCCACCGTCCGCAGTCATGGCGGCACGCAGGGCGTGTACAAACATTCGAGCACGACGACCGGTACCGACATGACCTTCGCGGTCTTTGTCCCCGATCACGAACATGGCGTGCGGCTGCCGGTGCTCTGGTATCTGTCGGGACTGACCTGCACCCATGCCAATGTGATGGAGAAAGGCGAATATCGGGCCGCTTGCGCCGAGCATGGCGTGATTTTCATTGCGCCTGACACCAGCCCGCGCGGCGAGGGCGTTCCCGACGATCCCGATACGGCCTATGATTTCGGTCTGGGTGCCGGATTCTATGTCGACGCGACCGCCGAGCCATGGGCGACAAACTATCGGATGCGCTCGTACATCGAGGATGAACTGCCGTCGCTCGTGCTGCGCAACTTTGCGAGCGCGGATCTGACGCGGCAGGCGATCACGGGTCATTCGATGGGCGGGCATGGCGCGCTGACCATCGGCCTTCGCAACCAGGATCGCTTTCGCTCGGTCTCGGCCTTTTCGCCGATCGTCGCGCCGTCGCAGTGCCCGTGGGGGGAGAAGGCGCTCGGGGGTTATCTCGGCGACGACCGCGAGGATTGGCACGCCTATGATGCGTGCGCGCTACTCGATCAGGGGCTTCGCGTGCCCGACCTGCTCGTCGATCAGGGCGACGCCGACAATTTCCTTGTCGAACAGCTCAAGACCGAATTGCTGGTCGCAGCATGCGAACGCGCCGGTCAGAAGGCCGAAATCCGCATGCAGCCGGGGTATGACCACAGCTATTATTTCATCTCGACCTTCATGGCCGAGCATGTCGCCTGGCACGCGGAGCGGTTGAAGGCGTAA
- a CDS encoding cisplatin damage response ATP-dependent DNA ligase: protein MKRFAALIDRLIYTRSRNSKLALIVDYLRHTPDPDRGWAIAALTESLDFPAVKAGTVRTLLATRVDEELFRLSRHFVGDTAETAALLWPDAPGAKADLSVSAAVDALASATRSDAPAIVAALLDRLDADGRYALLKLALGGMRVGVSARLAKQAFAQAFDVPVDDVEELWHAIPPPYAPLFAWGEGRAERPDLANVAFFRPFMLAHPLEEASVDLADYAAEWKWDGIRVQIVHGGGETRIYSRGGEEISGAFPELVAAFDQDAVIDGELLVRGEVQGGEAASFNALQQRLGRKTVSKKMLADYPAFVRVYDLLGVDGEDLRGLPWTERRRQLEAFVPRLADSHFDLSQVIDASDFDDLAERRAGARDAAIEGVMLKRRDAPYVAGRRAGLWYKWKRDPLTADCVMMYAQRGNGRRASFYSDYTFGCWSDGGELLPVGKAYSGFTDEELKWLDKFVRDNTLNRFGPVREVEKSLVLEVAFDSIHSSKRHKSGLAMRFPRISRIRRDKPAEEADRIATLQSMVT from the coding sequence GTGAAGCGCTTCGCCGCCCTGATCGACCGGCTGATCTATACGCGATCGCGCAACAGCAAGCTGGCGCTGATCGTCGATTATCTGCGGCACACACCCGATCCCGACCGCGGCTGGGCGATCGCGGCGCTGACCGAAAGCCTCGATTTTCCGGCGGTGAAGGCGGGGACAGTGCGGACCTTGCTCGCGACGCGGGTCGATGAGGAATTGTTCCGGCTGTCGCGGCATTTTGTGGGGGATACGGCGGAGACGGCGGCGCTGCTGTGGCCCGACGCGCCGGGCGCGAAAGCGGACCTCAGTGTCTCCGCCGCCGTCGACGCCCTTGCGTCGGCCACGCGCAGCGATGCCCCCGCGATCGTCGCTGCACTGCTCGACCGGCTCGACGCCGATGGACGTTATGCCTTGCTCAAGCTCGCGCTGGGCGGGATGCGCGTCGGCGTGTCGGCGCGGCTGGCGAAACAGGCGTTTGCGCAGGCGTTCGACGTGCCCGTCGATGATGTCGAGGAGCTGTGGCACGCAATCCCGCCGCCCTATGCGCCGCTGTTCGCGTGGGGCGAGGGCAGGGCCGAGCGACCCGATCTTGCCAATGTCGCCTTCTTCCGGCCTTTCATGCTCGCGCACCCTCTGGAAGAAGCGAGCGTCGATTTGGCCGACTATGCCGCCGAGTGGAAATGGGACGGGATCCGCGTCCAGATTGTCCATGGCGGGGGCGAGACGCGCATCTATAGCCGCGGCGGCGAAGAGATCAGCGGCGCGTTCCCCGAACTGGTTGCGGCGTTCGATCAGGATGCGGTGATCGATGGCGAACTGCTTGTTCGCGGCGAAGTGCAAGGCGGTGAAGCGGCGAGCTTCAATGCGCTGCAGCAACGGCTCGGGCGCAAGACGGTGTCGAAGAAGATGCTCGCCGATTATCCGGCGTTCGTGCGCGTCTATGATCTGCTGGGCGTAGACGGCGAAGATCTGCGCGGGCTGCCCTGGACCGAGCGGCGGCGGCAATTGGAAGCCTTTGTGCCGCGGCTCGCCGACAGCCATTTCGATCTGTCGCAGGTGATCGATGCCAGCGACTTCGACGATCTCGCCGAACGCCGTGCGGGTGCGCGCGATGCCGCGATCGAGGGCGTGATGCTCAAGCGCCGCGATGCCCCCTATGTCGCGGGGCGGCGCGCCGGTCTCTGGTATAAATGGAAGCGCGATCCGCTCACCGCCGATTGCGTGATGATGTATGCGCAGCGCGGCAATGGCCGCCGCGCGAGCTTTTATTCGGATTATACGTTCGGATGCTGGTCCGATGGCGGCGAGTTGCTGCCGGTGGGCAAGGCCTATTCTGGCTTCACCGACGAAGAATTGAAATGGCTCGACAAATTCGTGCGCGACAACACGCTCAACCGCTTCGGTCCGGTGCGCGAGGTCGAGAAATCGCTGGTGCTGGAGGTCGCATTCGATTCGATCCACAGCAGCAAGCGCCATAAATCGGGGCTCGCGATGCGCTTCCCGCGCATATCGCGCATCCGCCGCGACAAGCCCGCTGAAGAAGCCGACCGGATTGCGACGCTTCAGTCGATGGTGACTTAG
- a CDS encoding SMR family transporter → MNYFLLGLAIVAEVVGTSFMKQSEGFTKLVPSLITITAYVAAFYCLSLTLKTIPTGVAYAIWSGVGIVLISAVAWIFQGQKLDAPAMIGMGLIISGVVVMNLFSKAAAH, encoded by the coding sequence ATGAACTATTTTCTTCTTGGACTTGCCATTGTCGCCGAAGTCGTCGGCACATCTTTCATGAAGCAGTCCGAAGGCTTTACGAAGCTGGTGCCGAGCCTGATCACGATCACGGCCTATGTCGCCGCGTTCTACTGTCTGTCGTTGACGTTGAAAACCATTCCGACAGGCGTCGCCTATGCGATCTGGTCAGGGGTCGGGATCGTTCTGATCTCCGCAGTTGCCTGGATTTTCCAGGGGCAGAAACTCGATGCCCCCGCGATGATCGGGATGGGGTTGATCATCTCGGGCGTGGTCGTGATGAACCTGTTTTCGAAGGCAGCCGCGCACTAG
- a CDS encoding superoxide dismutase: MTIAHPPLPYAQDALEPHISADTLATHHGKHHKAYVDKTNAAIEGTELASKPLEEIVHHAEGSGNKGLFNNAAQAWNHAFYWESLSPTKTEPKGDLLAAIERDFGSLDDLKKKLKETAVNHFASGWAWLVSRDGKLSVTDTHDAGTELVAGIKPLLVIDVWEHAYYIDRKNLRPAYVDAVVDELLNWDFAAENLARDTTWTYPA, from the coding sequence ATGACTATCGCCCATCCTCCCCTTCCTTACGCTCAGGACGCGCTGGAGCCGCATATTTCGGCCGACACGCTGGCGACGCATCATGGCAAGCATCACAAGGCCTATGTCGACAAGACCAACGCCGCGATCGAGGGCACCGAACTGGCGTCGAAGCCGCTCGAAGAAATCGTCCATCACGCCGAAGGCTCGGGGAACAAGGGCCTGTTCAACAATGCCGCACAGGCATGGAACCACGCTTTTTATTGGGAAAGCCTGTCGCCGACCAAGACCGAACCCAAGGGTGACTTGCTCGCCGCGATCGAACGCGATTTCGGTTCGCTCGACGACCTGAAAAAGAAGCTCAAGGAAACCGCGGTCAACCATTTCGCTTCGGGCTGGGCATGGCTCGTCTCGCGCGACGGCAAGCTGTCGGTTACCGACACGCACGACGCAGGCACCGAGCTGGTCGCGGGCATCAAGCCGCTGCTCGTGATCGATGTGTGGGAACATGCCTATTATATCGACCGCAAGAATCTGCGCCCGGCCTATGTCGACGCGGTCGTCGACGAACTGCTCAACTGGGATTTCGCCGCAGAGAATTTGGCGCGCGACACGACCTGGACCTACCCGGCGTAA
- a CDS encoding DEAD/DEAH box helicase: MPFENLSPVLSDALVARGYEALTPVQTQVTEGEAKGRDLLVSAQTGSGKTVAFGLAMADELIEDGRLPFATSPLALIVAPTRELALQVSRELGWLYAKAGARIATCVGGMDASKERRALGQGVQIVVGTPGRLRDHLERGALDLTALRVAVLDEADEMLDMGFRDDLEEILDGTPATRRTLLFSATLPKPIVQLAKRYQQDALRISTVGEDRGHGDIAYQAVTVAPADIEGAVVNLLRLHDAETAMLFCATRDNVRRLHASLVERGFAAVALSGEHSQNERNAALQALRDRRAKVCVATDVAARGIDLPTLSLVIHVEIPRDAEALQHRSGRTGRAGKKGTAVIIVPYPRRRRVDGMLRGARINAEWMDAPTAADVRKRDQERLMEKLLTPVEHEPEDIELAQRLMAERTPEDIAASLVQAHRALMPPPEDLLDNSPRGRDAAGRPERGERFERPERGGDRRDGFEDSVWFRLNIGRHQNADPRWILPLLCRRGHVSKNEIGAIRIGPKETMFNIPRAIADRFAEAVVRSANEDGEDDSGVSITPAPDGPTYPPRRDKGGHGGPRDAAPRSTLGRAPGGDRGFGDRSGPRGPRGPGGPGGNERYKPKPYGQRSPRRPSK, encoded by the coding sequence ATGCCTTTCGAAAATCTTTCTCCCGTCCTTTCGGACGCCCTTGTCGCGCGCGGCTATGAAGCGCTCACCCCCGTCCAGACGCAAGTCACCGAGGGCGAAGCCAAGGGCCGCGACCTGCTCGTCTCGGCGCAGACCGGGTCGGGCAAGACCGTCGCCTTCGGCCTCGCGATGGCCGACGAGCTGATCGAGGACGGCCGGCTGCCGTTCGCAACCTCGCCGCTCGCGCTGATCGTCGCGCCGACGCGCGAACTCGCGCTGCAGGTCAGCCGCGAACTCGGCTGGCTCTATGCCAAGGCCGGCGCGCGCATCGCGACCTGCGTCGGCGGTATGGACGCCAGCAAGGAACGCCGTGCGCTCGGCCAGGGCGTGCAGATCGTCGTCGGCACCCCCGGCCGCCTCCGCGACCATCTGGAACGCGGCGCGCTCGACCTCACCGCGCTGCGGGTCGCCGTGCTCGACGAAGCAGACGAAATGCTCGACATGGGTTTTCGCGATGACCTTGAGGAGATCCTCGACGGCACCCCCGCGACGCGCCGCACGCTTCTTTTCTCGGCGACGCTGCCGAAGCCGATCGTCCAGCTCGCCAAGCGTTACCAGCAAGATGCGCTGCGCATCTCCACCGTCGGTGAAGACCGCGGCCATGGGGACATCGCCTATCAGGCGGTAACCGTCGCCCCCGCCGACATCGAAGGCGCGGTCGTCAACCTGCTCCGTCTGCACGACGCCGAAACCGCGATGCTGTTCTGCGCGACGCGCGACAATGTGCGCCGCCTCCACGCCAGCCTGGTGGAGCGCGGTTTCGCCGCGGTCGCGCTGTCGGGCGAACATAGCCAGAATGAGCGCAACGCGGCGCTGCAAGCCCTTCGCGACCGCCGCGCCAAGGTTTGCGTCGCGACCGACGTCGCCGCGCGCGGCATCGATCTGCCGACGCTCAGCCTTGTCATCCACGTCGAAATCCCGCGCGACGCCGAAGCGCTTCAGCACCGTTCGGGCCGCACCGGCCGCGCGGGCAAAAAGGGCACCGCGGTCATCATCGTCCCCTATCCGCGCCGCCGCCGCGTCGACGGCATGCTGCGCGGTGCACGCATCAACGCCGAATGGATGGATGCCCCCACCGCCGCCGACGTGCGCAAGCGCGATCAGGAACGGCTGATGGAAAAGCTGCTCACGCCCGTCGAGCATGAGCCCGAGGATATCGAACTCGCGCAGCGCCTGATGGCCGAGCGCACGCCCGAAGACATTGCCGCGTCGCTCGTCCAGGCGCACCGCGCGCTGATGCCGCCGCCCGAGGACCTGCTCGACAACAGCCCGCGCGGCCGCGACGCCGCCGGCCGCCCCGAGCGCGGCGAGCGCTTCGAACGCCCCGAGCGTGGCGGCGACCGCCGCGACGGATTCGAGGATAGCGTCTGGTTCCGCCTCAACATCGGCCGCCACCAGAATGCCGATCCGCGCTGGATCCTGCCTTTGCTCTGCCGCCGCGGCCATGTGAGCAAGAACGAGATCGGCGCGATCCGCATCGGTCCCAAGGAAACGATGTTCAACATTCCGCGCGCGATCGCCGATCGCTTTGCCGAGGCTGTGGTACGCAGCGCCAACGAGGATGGCGAGGACGACAGCGGCGTTTCGATCACCCCCGCGCCCGACGGTCCGACCTACCCGCCGCGCCGCGATAAGGGCGGCCATGGCGGCCCGCGCGACGCCGCTCCGCGCAGCACGCTCGGCCGGGCGCCGGGCGGTGATCGTGGGTTCGGCGATCGTTCGGGCCCGCGCGGCCCGCGTGGCCCCGGTGGCCCAGGCGGCAACGAACGCTACAAGCCCAAGCCCTACGGCCAGCGCAGCCCGCGTCGCCCGTCGAAGTAA
- a CDS encoding prolyl-tRNA synthetase associated domain-containing protein — MRGEAGLLTDLDALGISFAAYEHVAVFTVAESDGVNAAIPGAHTKNLFLKDNGGAYWLVTVPGEARVDLKALPAAIGSKRVSFGKAEDMERLLGITPGSVTPLAAINAAPGSITVVLDEGLARAGTVNVHPLRNTATLGLPGAKILDLLRHWGHQPVVASIPVQEPV, encoded by the coding sequence ATGCGCGGCGAAGCGGGATTGCTGACCGATCTGGATGCGCTTGGTATCTCCTTCGCCGCCTATGAACATGTCGCGGTGTTCACCGTCGCCGAGAGTGACGGCGTGAATGCCGCGATTCCGGGCGCCCACACGAAAAACCTGTTCCTGAAGGACAATGGTGGCGCCTATTGGCTCGTCACCGTTCCGGGCGAAGCGCGCGTCGACTTGAAGGCGCTGCCCGCGGCGATCGGCAGCAAGCGCGTGAGCTTTGGCAAGGCCGAAGACATGGAGCGGCTGCTTGGCATCACGCCGGGGTCGGTAACCCCGCTCGCTGCGATCAACGCCGCGCCGGGCAGCATCACGGTGGTGCTTGACGAGGGGCTCGCGAGGGCTGGAACCGTCAATGTCCATCCGCTCCGCAACACCGCGACACTCGGCTTGCCGGGCGCAAAGATCCTCGACCTCTTGCGTCATTGGGGGCATCAGCCCGTCGTCGCGTCCATCCCCGTTCAGGAGCCTGTATGA
- a CDS encoding VOC family protein, whose amino-acid sequence MYSHNMVGANDIDAARKFYDATFQAIGGKPAIQDDKGRLIYMHNGGLFLVGPPIDGEPATAGNGCTIGFAMEGPEQAKAWHDAGVANGGTSIEDPPGVREGGFGQLYLAYLRDPSGNKLCALHRVV is encoded by the coding sequence ATGTACAGTCACAATATGGTCGGTGCGAATGACATCGACGCAGCACGGAAATTCTATGACGCGACCTTTCAGGCGATCGGCGGCAAGCCCGCGATCCAGGACGACAAGGGCCGTTTGATCTATATGCACAATGGCGGCTTGTTCCTTGTCGGGCCGCCGATCGACGGCGAACCGGCGACCGCGGGCAATGGCTGCACGATCGGCTTTGCGATGGAAGGTCCGGAGCAGGCGAAGGCCTGGCACGATGCGGGCGTCGCCAACGGCGGCACCTCGATCGAAGACCCGCCGGGTGTGCGCGAGGGTGGTTTCGGCCAGCTCTATCTTGCGTATCTCCGCGATCCGTCGGGCAACAAGCTCTGCGCGCTTCACCGCGTCGTCTGA
- the purU gene encoding formyltetrahydrofolate deformylase, whose translation MTGPYVLTFSCVDAVGIVAAVTGLLATRDGFILDSQQYADLDSGRFFMRVEFRGAGPSFPDGLAGVEDAFAPIVTRFAMDARISDRAAKPRFVIAVSQGSHCLNDLLHRWSTGNLAIDIVGVVSNHEAQRRLSEWHGVPFHYLPVSDANRAEQEAAILDIMARGGAEYLVLARYMQVLSQDLSAKLSGRCINIHHSFLPGFKGAKPYHRAQERGVKLIGATAHFVTSDLDEGPIIEQAVERVDHRDSVDELIRIGRDTEAQVLARAVRWVAEQRVLIDGRKTVVFR comes from the coding sequence TTGACCGGACCCTATGTCCTGACGTTCAGTTGCGTCGACGCGGTGGGCATCGTTGCCGCGGTGACGGGCCTGCTCGCGACACGCGACGGCTTCATTCTCGACAGCCAGCAATATGCGGACCTGGATTCGGGGCGCTTCTTCATGCGTGTCGAGTTTCGCGGGGCGGGGCCGAGCTTTCCCGACGGACTGGCCGGGGTGGAGGACGCCTTCGCACCGATCGTCACCCGCTTTGCGATGGACGCGCGGATCAGTGATCGCGCCGCCAAGCCGCGCTTCGTGATCGCGGTGTCGCAAGGCAGCCATTGCCTCAACGACCTGCTTCACCGTTGGTCGACCGGCAATCTTGCGATCGACATCGTCGGGGTCGTGTCGAACCATGAGGCGCAGCGGCGGCTGAGCGAATGGCACGGCGTACCTTTCCATTACTTGCCCGTCAGTGACGCGAACCGCGCCGAACAGGAAGCCGCGATCCTCGATATCATGGCGCGCGGCGGGGCGGAGTATCTAGTGCTTGCGCGCTATATGCAGGTGTTGTCGCAGGACCTGTCGGCAAAGCTGTCGGGGCGCTGCATCAATATCCATCATAGCTTCCTGCCGGGCTTCAAGGGCGCCAAACCCTATCACCGCGCGCAGGAGCGTGGCGTGAAGCTGATCGGTGCGACCGCGCATTTCGTGACAAGCGACCTCGATGAGGGGCCGATCATCGAACAGGCGGTCGAACGTGTCGATCATCGCGATTCGGTCGACGAACTGATCCGCATCGGCCGCGATACCGAAGCGCAGGTGCTGGCGCGCGCGGTGCGATGGGTCGCCGAACAGCGCGTTTTGATCGATGGGCGCAAGACGGTGGTCTTCCGTTAG
- a CDS encoding L-serine ammonia-lyase gives MTISLFELFKIGVGPSSSHTVGPMVAARRFTVWLDEQDLLTKSAHVEADLYGSLALTGKGHAADTAIVAGLAGEIPASTSLAAIKAHWDRAESEGFLYLLGRQRARFQPARDLHFQMRQRQPFHSNAVSFTARDSEGEILAKRMYFSIGGGFVVDEDEAGRNSRGAEDEVELPFAFTSGADLLEMGAASGKSFAEMMLENELAHRSLEEVEAGLDAIAGAMDASIEAGCCSTGILPGGLKVKRRAPQIAADIRNRHEQNLTDPLAMMDWINLWAMAVNEENAAGGKVVTAPTNGAAGIIPAVIRFYRRGYRGDDKGVRTFLLAAGAVGALYKRNASISGAEVGCQGEVGVACSMAAAGLTAALGGTNAQVENAAEIGMEHNLGLTCDPIGGLVQIPCIERNAMGAIKAIDASRIAMIGDGTHVVSLDTVIVTMLQTGRDMRDKYKETSKGGLAVSVVEC, from the coding sequence ATGACGATCAGCCTTTTCGAACTTTTCAAAATCGGTGTTGGCCCCTCCAGCTCGCATACAGTGGGCCCGATGGTCGCCGCGCGGCGCTTCACGGTCTGGCTCGACGAGCAGGATTTGCTGACCAAATCCGCGCATGTCGAAGCCGACCTTTATGGCTCGCTGGCGCTGACGGGCAAAGGCCACGCCGCCGACACTGCCATCGTCGCGGGACTTGCCGGCGAAATCCCGGCTTCGACCAGCCTCGCCGCGATCAAGGCGCATTGGGATCGCGCCGAGAGCGAAGGTTTCCTTTATCTGCTCGGGCGCCAGCGCGCGCGCTTTCAGCCCGCGCGCGACCTGCATTTCCAGATGCGCCAGCGCCAGCCCTTTCACAGCAATGCCGTCAGCTTCACCGCGCGCGACAGCGAAGGCGAGATTCTCGCCAAGCGCATGTATTTCTCGATCGGCGGCGGTTTCGTCGTCGACGAGGATGAAGCGGGGCGCAACAGCCGCGGCGCCGAGGATGAGGTCGAACTGCCTTTCGCGTTCACCTCGGGTGCCGACCTGCTCGAGATGGGTGCGGCATCGGGCAAGAGCTTTGCCGAGATGATGCTCGAGAACGAGCTCGCGCATCGCAGCCTCGAAGAGGTTGAGGCTGGGCTCGATGCGATCGCGGGCGCGATGGACGCGTCGATCGAAGCGGGCTGTTGCAGCACGGGCATTCTGCCCGGCGGATTGAAGGTCAAGCGCCGCGCGCCGCAGATCGCCGCCGACATCCGCAATCGCCACGAACAGAATCTGACCGATCCGCTCGCGATGATGGACTGGATCAATCTGTGGGCGATGGCGGTGAACGAGGAAAATGCCGCGGGCGGCAAGGTCGTCACCGCGCCGACCAATGGCGCGGCGGGGATCATTCCCGCAGTCATCCGCTTCTACCGCCGCGGCTATCGCGGCGATGACAAGGGCGTGCGCACCTTCCTGCTCGCCGCCGGCGCGGTCGGCGCGCTCTATAAGCGCAACGCCAGCATCTCGGGCGCCGAAGTCGGCTGTCAGGGCGAGGTCGGCGTCGCTTGCTCGATGGCCGCAGCGGGTCTGACCGCGGCGCTCGGCGGCACCAATGCGCAGGTCGAAAATGCCGCCGAAATCGGCATGGAGCATAATCTGGGGCTGACTTGCGACCCCATCGGCGGGCTTGTGCAAATCCCGTGCATCGAGCGCAATGCGATGGGCGCGATCAAGGCGATCGACGCCAGCCGCATCGCGATGATCGGTGATGGCACGCATGTCGTCAGCCTCGACACGGTCATCGTCACCATGTTGCAGACGGGCCGTGACATGCGCGACAAATATAAGGAAACCTCGAAAGGTGGGTTGGCGGTTAGTGTGGTCGAGTGTTGA